The Cloeon dipterum chromosome 3, ieCloDipt1.1, whole genome shotgun sequence genome includes a region encoding these proteins:
- the FASN1 gene encoding fatty acid synthase codes for MPARFPEIAHMESPLIQPPSLNLAPEIIEPPPLLAAPWPPGEEVVISGLSARLPESANIDEFREQLFAGVDLITDDERRWPSGLHGLPTRTGKIKDLNRFDATFFGVHAKQANVMDPQLRMLLELTHEAIVDAGVNPTSVRGSRTGVFIGVSASESDEFWTSDPEQVNGYGLTGCCRAMFPNRISYTFDFSGPSYAIDTACSSSLFALQQAVSAMRTGQCDAAIVGGVNLLLKPTCSLQFHRLGMLSPQGMCKAFDASGNGYVRSEAAVVIYLQKASVSKRVYATVVNARTNTDGNKEQGITFPSGAMQKRLITETYAEAGVSPCDVVYVEAHGTGTKVGDPQEVNSIADVFCKGRNTPLMIGSVKSNMGHSEPASGLCSIAKVLVAMESGVIPANLHFQNPNKDIPALNDGRLKVVSENTSFPGGYVAVNSFGFGGANAHVILKSNPKPKPSSPPLQNNPSVVAVSGRTEEAVQEFLREVEKNQTDPEFIALVNEVHSNNISGHEFRGFTLTGTDQKVSEVMQWNGEKRPIWYVFSGMGSQWAGMARDLMRIESFQAGIRRCHDALKPHGLDLIDIVTNGDDETFENVLNSFVSIAAVQVALVDVLTSVGIHPDGILGHSVGELGCAYADGTFTPEQTVLAAYWRGRCILESKLPPGGMAAVGLDWESVKARCPPGVVAACHNSADSVTISGPADLIKTFVKSLTDEGIFAKEVKSGGVAFHSRYIAEAAPKLRAYLDKVITNPKPRSNRWISSSIPEDAWSSELATYSSAAYHVNNLVSPVLFAEALMHVPENAVVIEIAPHCLLQAVLRRSSLHPSCLNVGLVRRGHPNNQLFLLSNIGKLYAAGLQPKVGRLSTVRPSFPVSKGTRMIAPIVRWDHSHEWNVANFGKGAGRSGECVVEVDLSKEGDAFYAGHCIDGRVLFPATGYLTLVWRMFAKLQGKSPEDISVILEDIQFHRATIMPKEGSVKFLITIFESSGQFELSEGGSVAVSGKIRQPEEPQKEYLTLNTPAPKQEKEPLLPLGTNDIYKELRLRGYDYSGIFQGIASAENRGVTGTLAWVDNWVSFMDCMLQFSILGQSTRELYLPTRLQRAFIDPARHRQSLAQAEGKGVPVTMFRDINVLQCGGVELRGLKASLAPRRQQPGSEPKLEKYMFVPYESSSELTKAAAMQICVHLAIENTPAMKIKALEIVPENADELLTTEIVDIVEKEPMMHIDMVLNGAAVPADLEPYGVKSSDKIPADASLHLIVSRKVLSSDSGQLPVLASAIKAGGFILLREEKAVDAQKKPVIEKAGLQLIACQTNSKGIFVLLRKPLETNNLPSTIVRVNGTKFEWVEELKKAMQISEKEGNKVYVISEGEETNGIVGLINCLKQEPGGVNLRCIFVQSAGALPKFKGESDAKYAAQLKKDVLMNVYQNGTWGSYRHMPLTTNGATLSVEHAYINALTRGDLASLKWIEGPLTFYKNENHPGTELCNVYYAPLNFRDIMLASGKLPPDALPGDLAGQDCILGLEFSGRGADGRKVMGMVPARSLATTVLADPGFLWDVPANWTLEDAATVPVVYATSYYALVVRGRMQPGETVLIHAGTGGVGQAAISIALSMGCKVFTTVGSPEKRQFLLRRFPQLSEANIANSRDTSFEQHVMSATNGRGVDLVLNSLAEEKLQASVRCLAYGARFLEIGKLDFSNNNPLGMAFFLKNTTFHGILLDALFDASDAEKKQLVTLLSEGIKSGAVRPLPATVYSEAQAEQAFRFMGSGKHIGKVLLKIRDEERVEKVKPTPKMVDAIPRSYMNPDKSYLLVGGLGGFGLELANWLVFRGAKNVILTSRSGVRTGYQSLCVRRWRDAGVNVIVSTTDCSTAEGAVKLLKEAATLGPIGGIFNLAAVLRDAFMENQSSSEYAAVYNPKAGTTVQLDIASRKMCPELDYFVVFSSVSCGRGNAGQSNYGLANSVLERICEQRQQSCLPGLAIQWGAIGDVGLIMDAMGGNNESEVGGTKPQRLVSCLQAFDLFLQQPEPVLASMLLADKRGNAGGNSGVSLVQAVANILGVKDPSTVSQSASLADLGMDSLMGAEIKQTLERGFDLVLSAQDIRGLNFAKLNALQSPGGAEQPAVPATNNAATTNGNHAPGSNDDSLVQIDMEQIMPKEVLTKIPSKCKDGKGQPLFIVHPIEGVVSALKILASKLDMPVYGLQCTAEAPLTSITDLAAFYVKAVKKFSPKGPYSLAGYSFGACVAFEMGVQLEKLGEKVKLALLDGSPSYVAAHTGNYKARQARSTSPQRAEVQEADALTFFVSQFKEIDAQKVKDDLVSLPSLEARLARVSSMIAGNKGNKVVSEINQAAESFYKKLIVADSYKPSGKFGGDTTLLRVDGNYLSLSDDYGLSNVCKKKVVVHTIKGNHRDLVQNSSSTTASFINKMLSNSS; via the exons ATGCCCGCCCGCTTCCCCGAAATCGCGCACATGGAGTCGCCGCTGATCCAGCCGCCGTCGCTCAACCTGGCGCCCGAAATCATCGAGCCGCCGCCCCTGCTGGCCGCCCCCTGGCCCCCTGGCGAGGAGGTGGTCATCAGCGGCCTGTCTGCTCGTCTCCCTGAGTCTGCCAACATCGACGAGTTCAGGGAGCAGCTGTTCGCCGGCGTCGACCTGATCACCGACGACGAGCGCCGCTGGCCTTCGGGCCTGCACGGCCTGCCTACCAGGACTGGCAAAATCAAGGATCTGAACAGGTTCGACGCCACCTTCTTTGGCGTGCATGCCAAACAGGCAAACGTCATGGACCCGCAGCTGCGAATGCTGCTCGAACTCACCCACGAGGCCATCGTCGACGCAG GCGTCAACCCCACTTCCGTCCGTGGCTCCCGCACTGGCGTCTTCATCGGAGTCTCGGCCAGCGAGTCTGACGAGTTCTGGACCTCCGACCCTGAGCAGGTGAACGGCTACGGCCTCACTGGCTGCTGCCGCGCCATGTTCCCCAATCGCATTTCTTACACATTCGACTTCTCAG GACCCAGCTACGCAATCGACACAGCGTGCTCGTCATCGCTTTTTGCGCTGCAACAGGCCGTGAGCGCAATGCGCACTGGCCAGTGCGACGCAGCCATCGTCGGAGGCGTCAACCTTCTGCTGAAGCCTACGTGCTCTCTGCAGTTCCACAGGCTTGGCATGCTGAGCCCTCAGGGCATGTGCAAGGCCTTTGACGCCTCCGGCAACGGTTATGTCAGGAGCGAGGCCGCAGTTGTCATCTATCTTCAGAAGGCGAGTGTCTCCAAGAGGGTCTACGCTACTGTCGTCAACGCCCGCACAAACACAGATG gcAACAAAGAACAAGGCATCACATTCCCATCTGGCGCCATGCAAAAACGCCTCATTACGGAAACGTACGCTGAGGCGGGAGTTAGTCCCTGTGACGTCGTGTACGTGGAGGCTCACGGCACAGGCACCAAGGTCGGCGATCCGCAGGAGGTCAACTCAATCGCTGACGTGTTCTGCAAGGGCCGCAACACGCCCTTAATGATCGGCTCCGTCAAGTCCAACATGGGCCACTCAGAACCCGCGTCCGGGCTGTGCTCCATCGCCAAGGTCCTGGTCGCCATGGAAAGCGGCGTCATTCCCGCCAACCTGCACTTCCAGAACCCCAACAAAGACATTCCAGCTCTGAATGATGGAAGACTGAAG GTCGTAAGTGAAAACACATCATTCCCTGGTGGTTACGTGGCTGTTAACTCCTTCGGCTTTGGCGGCGCAAACGCCCACGTGATCCTTAAGTCTAACCCCAAGCCGAAGCCCTCTTCGCCACCCCTGCAAAACAACCCCAGTGTGGTGGCCGTGTCCGGCCGCACTGAGGAGGCCGTGCAGGAGTTTCTCAGGGAGGTGGAAAAGAACCAAACCGACCCTGAGTTCATCGCACTCGTCAACGAGGTCCATTCCAACAACATTTCAGGACACGAATTCCGTGGATTCACACTCACCGGCACAGACCAGAAAGTGTCCGAAGTCAtg cAATGGAACGGCGAAAAGAGGCCCATTTGGTATGTCTTCTCTGGAATGGGCTCGCAGTGGGCTGGTATGGCTCGCGACCTGATGCGAATCGAGTCCTTCCAGGCCGGCATTCGCCGCTGCCACGACGCCCTGAAGCCCCACGGTCTCGACCTCATCGACATTGTCACCAACGGCGACGATGAGACGTTTGAAAACGTTCTCAACTCATTTGTATCAATTGCTGCTGTTCAG GTTGCGTTGGTTGACGTGCTGACCAGTGTGGGCATCCACCCTGACGGCATCCTGGGCCACTCGGTGGGCGAGTTGGGCTGCGCCTACGCGGACGGCACCTTCACGCCTGAGCAAACTGTACTGGCCGCCTACTGGCGTGGCCGCTGCATTCTCGAGTCCAAGCTGCCGCCCGGTGGCATGGCAGCCGTCGGCCTCGACTGGGAATCCGTGAAGGCGCGCTGCCCACCAGGCGTTGTTGCCGCTTGTCATAATTCGGCCGACAGCGTTACCATCTCAGGACCCGCCGATTTGATTAAAACGTTCGTCAAGAGCCTGACCGACGAGGGTATTTTCGCAAAGGAGGTCAAGAGCGGCGGCGTTGCGTTCCACAGCCGCTACATCGCCGAGGCGGCGCCTAAACTGCGTGCCTACCTGGACAAGGTGATCACCAACCCGAAGCCCAGAAGTAACCGCTGGATCAGTTCTTCCATCCCCGAGGACGCGTGGTCATCCGAGCTGGCCACCTACTCGTCGGCCGCCTACCACGTTAACAACCTGGTGTCGCCTGTCCTCTTTGCTGAGGCCCTCATGCACGTGCCAGAGAACGCCGTGGTCATCGAAATCGCGCCGCACTGCCTACTGCAGGCTGTGCTCAGGCGCTCCTCCCTCCACCCTTCATGCCTCAACGTGGGACTCGTCAGGAGGGGCCACCCCAACAACCAGCTCTTCCTCCTCTCCAACATTGGAAA GCTCTATGCTGCTGGCCTGCAGCCTAAGGTTGGACGCCTTTCGACTGTGCGCCCTAGCTTCCCAGTGTCAAAGGGCACTCGCATGATTGCCCCCATCGTGCGTTGGGACCACAGCCATGAGTGGAATGTTGCAAACTTTGGGAAGGGCGCTGGTCGCTCTGGAGAATGTGTCGTGGAAGTCGACCTGTCCAAGGAAGGCGATGCTTTCTACGCTGGACATTGTATTGATGGAAGAGTTCTTTTCCCAGCAACTGGCTACctt ACTCTGGTCTGGAGGATGTTTGCTAAGCTGCAGGGCAAGTCTCCTGAGGACATTTCGGTTATCCTGGAGGACATCCAGTTCCACCGCGCCACTATCATGCCCAAGGAAGGCTCTGTCAAATTTCTGATCACCATCTTCGAAAGCTCTGGCCAGTTTGAGCTGAGCGAAGGAGGCTCGGTCGCTGTTTCCGGCAAAATCCGCCAGCCTGAGGAGCCACAGAAGGAGTACCTGACGCTCAACACTCCCGCCCCAAAACAGGAGAAGGAGCCGCTGCTGCCCCTTGGCACCAACGACATCTACAAGGAACTGAGGCTGCGAGGCTACGACTATTCGGGCATCTTCCAGGGAATCGCGTCTGCTGAGAACCGTGGCGTCACTGGCACTCTCGCTTGGGTTGACAACTGGGTCAGCTTCATGGACTGCATGCTGCAGTTCTCCATTCTGGGACAGTCCACGCGCGAGCTGTACCTGCCAACGCGTCTGCAGAGGGCCTTCATCGACCCTGCCAGGCACCGGCAGTCACTGGCCCAAGCTGAAGGAAAGGGTGTCCCGGTCACCATGTTCAGGGACATCAACGTGCTGCAGTGCGGCGGCGTGGAGCTGCGTGGCCTCAAGGCCAGTTTGGCGCCCAGGCGTCAGCAGCCAGGCAGCGAGCCTAAGCTGGAGAAGTACATGTTCGTGCCCTATGAAAGCAGCAGTGAGCTGACCAAGGCGGCCGCCATGCAGATCTGCGTGCACCTTGCCATCGAGAACACTCCCGCCATGAAGATCAAGGCTCTGGAAATCGTTCCTGAGAATGCCGACGAGCTGCTGACCACTGAAATCGTTGATATTGTTGAAAAGGAGCCTATGATGCAT attGATATGGTATTAAACGGCGCCGCTGTCCCTGCCGATTTGGAGCCATATGGCGTCAAGAGCTCCGACAAAATCCCTGCAGACGCATCACTCCACTTGATTGTGTCCAGGAAGGTGCTCTCCAGCGATTCTGGTCAGCTCCCAGTGCTGGCCTCTGCCATCAAGGCCGGTGGATTCATCCTTCTCAGGGAAGAGAAGGCTGTGGATGCCCAGAAGAAACCTGTGATTGAAAAGGCCGGTCTGCAGCTAATTGCCTGCCAGACCAACAGTAAGGGCATTTTTGTGCTCCTGCGCAAGCCTTTGGAGACCAACAATCTTCCTTCGACCATTGTCAGGGTTAACGGCACCAAGTTTGAGTGGGTCGAGGAGCTGAAGAAAGCAATGCAGATCAGCGAGAAGGAGGGCAATAAGGTTTATGTTATCAGCGAGGGCGAGGAAACCAACGGAATCGTCGGTCTGATCAACTGTTTGAAGCAGGAGCCAGGTGGCGTGAACCTGAg gtGCATATTTGTTCAGAGCGCTGGCGCCCTTCCCAAGTTCAAGGGTGAAAGTGATGCAAAATACGCTGCTCAACTGAAGAAAGACGTACTGATGAACGTCTACCAAAATGGCACCTGGGGCAGTTACAGACACATGCCCTTGACCACCAATGGCGCAACCCTGAGCGTCGAGCACGCCTACATTAACGCCCTGACGCGTGGTGACCTGGCAAGTCTGAAGTGGATTGAAGGTCCACTCACATTCTACAA gAATGAAAACCATCCAGGTACTGAGCTATGCAACGTCTACTACGCGCCGCTGAACTTCCGAGACATCATGTTAGCCAGTGGAAAGCTGCCACCTGACGCATTGCCTGGTGACTTGGCAGGCCAGGACTGCATCCTTGGCTTGGAGTTCTCTGGTCGCGGCGCCGACGGCCGCAAGGTTATGGGCATGGTGCCTGCCAGGAGTTTGGCCACCACAGTGCTCGCTGACCCTGGTTTCCTGTGGGACGTACCTGCCAACTGGACCCTGGAGGACGCTGCAACTGTGCCTGTCGTCTACGCCACT AGTTATTACGCGTTGGTTGTGCGTGGCCGCATGCAACCTGGTGAGACTGTCCTCATCCACGCCGGAACGGGAGGAGTTGGGCAGGCCGCGATTTCTATCGCACTAAGCATGGGTTGCAAGGTCTTTACCACCGTCGGCAGTCCCGAAAAACGTCAGTTCCTGCTCAGGCGTTTCCCACAG CTCTCTGAGGCCAATATTGCCAACTCCCGAGATACGTCCTTCGAGCAGCACGTCATGTCGGCCACCAACGGAAGAGGTGTCGATCTTGTGCTCAACTCGCTGGCCGAAGAGAAGCTTCAGGCGTCTGTCAGGTGTCTGGCGTATGGCGCCAGATTCCTGGAAATCGGCAAGCTCGACTTCTCCAACAACAACCCGCTGGGCATGGCGTTCTTCCTGAAGAACACCACCTTCCATGGTATCTTGCTGGACGCCCTGTTCGACGCCAGCGACGCGGAAAAGAAGCAGTTGGTCACCCTGCTGTCTGAGGGCATCAAGAGCGGCGCCGTCCGGCCGCTGCCGGCCACCGTGTACTCGGAGGCGCAGGCAGAGCAGGCCTTCCGCTTCATGGGCTCGGGCAAGCACATCGGCAAGGTGCTGCTCAAGATCAGGGACGAGGAGAGGGTTGAAAAGGTGAAGCCCACCCCTAAGATGGTCGACGCCATCCCCAGGTCGTACATGAACCCCGACAAGAGCTACCTGCTCGTCGGCGGCCTCGGTGGCTTTGGCCTCGAGCTGGCAAACTGGCTGGTGTTCCGCGGCGCCAAGAACGTCATCCTGACCTCCCGCAGCGGCGTCCGAACGGGCTACCAGTCGCTGTGCGTGCGCCGCTGGAGGGACGCAGGCGTCAACGTGATCGTATCCACTACCGACTGCAGCACCGCAGAGGGCGCAGTCAAACTGCTGAAGGAGGCGGCCACCCTTGGACCCATCGGAGGCATCTTTAACCTAGCTGCC gTTTTGCGCGACGCTTTCATGGAGAATCAGTCCTCATCAGAGTATGCGGCTGTGTACAATCCCAAGGCCGGCACCACCGTGCAGCTGGACATCGCTTCTCGAAAAATGTGTCCCGAGCTGGACTACTTTGTCGTCTTCTCGAGCGTGAGTTGCGGCCGCGGCAACGCTGGCCAGAGCAACTACGGGCTAGCCAACTCGGTGCTGGAGCGCATCTGCGAACAGCGCCAGCAGAGCTGCCTGCCCGGCCTGGCAATCCAGTGGGGCGCCATCGGCGACGTCGGTCTCATCATGGACGCCATGGGTGGAAACAACGAGAGCGAAGTCGGTGGCACCAAGCCGCAGCGGCTCGTCTCGTGTCTGCAGGCCTTCGACCTCTTCCTGCAGCAGCCTGAGCCGGTCCTCGCCAGCATGCTTCTCGCGGACAAACGAGGAAATGCGGGCGGTAACTCCGGAGTCAGTCTCGTTCAGGCCGTCGCTAACATTCTTG GTGTCAAAGATCCAAGCACTGTAAGCCAATCCGCCAGCCTGGCTGACCTGGGAATGGACTCTCTGATGGGCGCCGAAATCAAGCAGACGCTTGAGCGAGGATTTGATCTGGTGCTGAGCGCCCAAGACATCAGGGGCCTGAACTTCGCCAAACTTAACGCCCTGCAGAGCCCTGGAGGTGCCGAACAGCCTGCTGTGCCCGCAACCAACAACGCCGCAACCACCAACGGAAACCACGCACCAGGCAGCAATGATGATAGTTTG GTGCAAATCGATATGGAGCAGATAATGCCAAAGGAGGTGCTGACCAAGATCCCAAGCAAGTGCAAAGACGGCAAGGGCCAACCGCTGTTCATCGTCCACCCCATTGAAGGTGTCGTCAGCGCTCTGAAGATCTTGGCTTCCAAATTGGACATGCCTGTTTACGGCCTGCAGTGCACCGCTGAGGCGCCTCTTACTTCCATCACAGACCTTGCTGCTTTCTATGTTAAG GCGGTTAAGAAGTTCAGTCCAAAGGGGCCATATTCACTGGCAGGATATTCATTCGGAGCTTGCGTGGCCTTTGAAATGGGCGTCCAGCTGGAGAAATTGGGAGAAAAGGTGAAATTGGCCTTGCTGGACGGCTCACCGTCCTATGTTGCGGCGCACACTGGCAACTACAAGGCTCGGCAGGCTCGCTCCACCTCTCCTCAAAGAGCAGAAGTGCAGGAAGCAGACGCGCTCACGTTCTTTGTTTCACAGTTCAAGGAAATTGACGCCCAAAag gtaAAGGACGACCTTGTCTCCCTACCTTCTCTGGAAGCGCGTTTAGCCAGGGTATCATCAATGATTGCCGGAAACAAGGGCAACAAGGTGGTGTCTGAAATCAACCAGGCCGCTGAATCCTTCTACAAAAAACTGATCGTGGCCGATTCTTACAAGCCCTCTGGCAAATTTGGAGGAGACACAACGCTCCTCAGGGTTGATGGAAACTATCTCTCTTTGTCTGACGACTACGGACTCTCTAAT GTTTGCAAGAAGAAGGTGGTGGTTCATACAATCAAGGGCAACCACAGGGATCTGGTTCAAAATAGTTCATCTACGACAGCCAGCTTCATCAACAAAATGCTGTCAAATTCTAGCTAG
- the LOC135941003 gene encoding uncharacterized protein LOC135941003: MEAWIIKTLLPKILATAYPKTARLVTYEIGGKKGGNAGDGGFASNTFQMKLNVDTDGQQVSDHLLAKIFPEDEVMRTLHNTELQIINETLWYSQIVPAYTSLASKFGVKLVCLWPKFFASELTERAAIVMEDLSKENFALATPPANLSFDHARLAMEKIAVMHALSYSLAAHEPQTYQTLVGSMKDNRFDGAGDGFDVSFLKATAQRGLGPLRSRPECADIVTALDKQFEDALSMQRRLLTAYDKKTDVICHGDFLRNNILYKHQDGKAVDACLIDFATIRVASPCSDLVLFIYMSIDPAVLEGDGLEKILRIYYDKLTHTLGAMGKVADPWGGKFEDLVNDFARCTPLAYSIITFFLPLMMAPKEDFHMEAMIELSPEEQEQQNMNLGGPEATERLVHVILDFQKRRFHDYW, from the exons ATGGAGGCTTGGATTATAAAGACATTGCTCCCCAAAATCCTGGCCACCGCCTACCCCAAAACAGCGCGACTCGTCACATATGAAATTGGTGGTAAGAAGGGAGGCAATGCCGGCGATGGTGGGTTCGCCTCCAACACTTTCCAGATGAAATTGAATGTTGACACTGATGGGCAACAAGTGTCTGATCATTTGCTAGCAAAG aTATTTCCTGAAGATGAGGTGATGCGAACCTTGCACAACACCGAGTTGCAAATTATCAACGAAACGCTTTGGTATTCGCAAATTGTGCCGGCGTACACATCTCTGGCCTCTAAGTTCGGCGTCAAGCTCGTCTGCTTGTGGCCGAAATTCTTCGCATCGGAGCTCACTGAACGCGCTGCCATTGTCATGGAGGATTTGTCCAAGGAGAACTTCGCCCTGGCCACTCCTCCAGCCAACTTGTCCTTTGACCACGCGCGCTTGGCCATGGAGAAAATCGCAGTGATGCACGCCCTGAGCTACTCCCTTGCTGCACACGAACCTCAGACGTACCAAACTCTAGTTGGATCTATGAAG GACAATCGTTTTGATGGAGCCGGAGATGGTTTCGACGTGAGCTTTTTAAAAGCAACCGCGCAGAGAGGGCTTGGCCCCCTGCGCTCAAGGCCAGAGTGTGCAGATATAGTCACCGCTCTAGACAAGCAGTTTGAGGACGCTCTGAGTATGCAACGAAGGCTGTTGACTGCCTACGACAAGAAAACAGATGTTATATGCCATGGAGACTTTCTGCGCAACAATATTCTTTACAAACACCAG GATGGAAAAGCAGTAGACGCTTGCTTGATCGACTTTGCCACCATTCGTGTTGCGTCGCCATGTTCTGATTTGGTGTTGTTCATCTACATGTCTATTGATCCTGCGGTATTGGAAGGCGACGGCTTGGAAAAGATACTAAGAATTTACTACGACAAACTGACACACACTTTGGGCGCCATGGGCAAGGTTGCAGATCCTTGGGGTGGAAAATTTGAGGATCTTGTGAACGATTTTGCCAG ATGTACCCCATTGGCATATTCAATCATCACGTTTTTCTTGCCCCTGATGATGGCGCCCAAGGAGGATTTTCACATGGAAGCCATGATTGAGCTCTCCCCCGAAGAGCAAGAACAGCAAAACATGAATTTAGGAGGGCCAGAGGCAACAGAGAGGCTTGTACATGTGATCCTTGACTTCCAAAAGAGGCGTTTCCATGATTATTGGTGA